From Astyanax mexicanus isolate ESR-SI-001 chromosome 16, AstMex3_surface, whole genome shotgun sequence, one genomic window encodes:
- the rplp2l gene encoding ribosomal protein, large P2, like, with amino-acid sequence MRYVAAYLLAALSGKDNPSSNDIKKILESVGIEVDETRMGKVVSELNGKKVEDVIAQGYGKLASVPSGGAVAVASSAAPAAGGAAAPAAAEEKKEEKKEESEESDDDMGFGLFD; translated from the exons ATGCGTTACGTTGCTGCTTACCTGCTTGCCGCCCTTTCGGGCAAAGACAACCCCAGCTCCAATGACATCAAGAAGATCCTGGAGAGCGTTGGTATTGAGGTCGATGAGACCCGCATGGGCAAG GTTGTGTCTGAGCTCAACGGCAAGAAAGTGGAGGATGTGATTGCCCAAG GCTACGGTAAACTTGCCAGCGTGCCATCCGGTGGTGCAGTGGCTGTGGCCAGCTCTGCTGCCCCTGCTGCTGGAGGAGCTGCAGCACCTGCAG CTGCAGAGGAGAAGAAGgaagagaagaaggaggagtCTGAGGAGTCCGATGATGACATGGGATTCGGACTGTTCGACTAA